Below is a window of Candidatus Zixiibacteriota bacterium DNA.
ATATTCGTCTGCCTCAGCAACCAGATATTCACCACTGCCGAGAGCCGCACCAGTACCCAATTCAGCCACAACGCCACCGACAATAATGGTTGGTTGCAAGCGACTCGATTGGAGAATCTTGCCTATCATTGATGTGGTAGTCGTCTTGCCATGCGTCCCGGCCACGCCGATTGAGAATTTGAGACGCATCAATTCGCCCAACATCTCAGCCCGCTTGATGACCGGAATACCGAGCCGTCGAGCTTCGATCACTTCCGGGTTATCCTCGCCGACTGCTGATGAAATCACAACCACGTCGGTATCACCCAGGTTATCCGGACGGTGGGAGTTATGGACGTCGATACCGAGCGAGCCGAGATATGTTGTTATATCGCTGGGCACAGAGTCGGAACCTCGAATCTCAAACCCGAGATTATGGAGTATCTCGGCAATCCCGGACATACCGGCTCCGCCGATCCCAACGAAGAACAATTTACGAATCTTACCAAACATCACTTTGTTACACCTGAACTCTTCCGCTTTCTGCGGGCTAACTAACTGAGTTGTGGCTTCCAATTACATCCTTTCGTGTCTGCGCAATCAGGTCCATAATGTCATAGGCGATGACATCCACCGCCGAACGTGTTCTCTCACTCTCCTCGACGAGTCGCTCCCGCATCTCCCCAAACCGTTTCGAACCCATCAGCGATACCGCCCGCTCCAGCAGATCGGCGCCGTCCAGTTCGTTCTCATCAATCATATCCGCCAATCCCCGACGAACAGCATCACGGGCATTTTTTCGTTGATGATCTCCGGCAGCAAATGGATACGGAATAAGAACCGATGGTAGCCGACACGCAGCCAACTCGGCCAGAGTAAGCGCTCCGGCTCGAGCCACCGCCAGATCGGCGGCCGCATAGACATTGCGCATGTCATGAGCAAAGGGGAAAAGGGTGCAGCCGTGTACCTTGCTGCCCACCTTGGCGGCGACATCCTTGTAATCCCTCCTCCCCGTTTGCCACAACAATTGGTACCCATCGGGCATCGTGCTATCTTTCAGACTCTTCAATACCGCTTGATTGATTGACCTCGCCCCTTGACTTCCACCCAGGATAAGAATTGTTTTCTTCGATGGATCGAGTCCGTACTCGGCACAGGCGCTATTACGATCCCCATCAAGCAGATCACGCCGCACCGGATT
It encodes the following:
- the murG gene encoding undecaprenyldiphospho-muramoylpentapeptide beta-N-acetylglucosaminyltransferase, whose protein sequence is MSLTRPVRIIFAGGGTGGHLFPALAIAGRIRELMANSAGTEIVFVGTRRGIEYRMRDKLGFPLHLINVRGLVRSFTLKNLLVPFVLIGALLKARSLLAHMVPDVVVGTGGYVSWPVLKVAAWKGIPTVLQEQNSFPGVTTRQLAGRAHRIYLGFAGAKEYLSTNAQLLVTSNPVRRDLLDGDRNSACAEYGLDPSKKTILILGGSQGARSINQAVLKSLKDSTMPDGYQLLWQTGRRDYKDVAAKVGSKVHGCTLFPFAHDMRNVYAAADLAVARAGALTLAELAACRLPSVLIPYPFAAGDHQRKNARDAVRRGLADMIDENELDGADLLERAVSLMGSKRFGEMRERLVEESERTRSAVDVIAYDIMDLIAQTRKDVIGSHNSVS